One genomic segment of Streptomyces sp. NBC_00239 includes these proteins:
- a CDS encoding winged helix-turn-helix transcriptional regulator encodes MPHPEVPGRPCSAAAALQLVGERWALLAIREIFYGNRRFDQIVRNTGAPRDRLAARLRALEEAGVVERHAYNERPLRFEYHLTEAGRDLAPVLHALLARGDRWAVDTPPVAFRHHGGPGSEHDLDPTSTCRTCGEELAPGSLTIDVRAPGWDRTGPSEGS; translated from the coding sequence GTGCCGCACCCCGAGGTGCCCGGCCGGCCGTGCTCCGCGGCCGCCGCGCTGCAACTCGTCGGCGAACGCTGGGCCCTCCTGGCGATCCGCGAGATCTTCTACGGCAACCGGCGGTTCGACCAGATCGTCCGCAACACCGGCGCCCCCCGCGACCGTCTCGCCGCCAGACTGCGCGCACTGGAGGAAGCGGGCGTCGTCGAGCGCCACGCCTACAACGAGCGCCCCTTGCGCTTCGAATACCACCTCACGGAGGCCGGCCGTGATCTCGCACCGGTCCTGCACGCGCTGCTGGCTCGGGGCGACCGCTGGGCGGTGGACACCCCTCCGGTCGCCTTCCGCCACCACGGCGGACCCGGCTCCGAGCACGACCTCGATCCGACATCGACGTGCCGGACCTGTGGCGAGGAGCTCGCGCCGGGAAGCCTCACGATCGACGTGCGGGCACCCGGATGGGACCGGACCGGGCCGAGCGAAGGCTCCTGA
- a CDS encoding M15 family metallopeptidase, with protein sequence MTDHPPHPVPRPAPAGPPILMADPRVTAIPVTGSDEVLVDLRTRPYVRVDPRKADPYGHYAHVREDVARRLAHAAAMLPAGLAFLFVEGYRPPDLQQHYFTAYRDRLRDLRPDLDESALHLAASRYVSPPEIAPHSAGSAIDLTLCTEDGLELPMGTTVNASPEDSGLRCYTAAQDIDTQSRANRELLGSVLTAAGFVNYPTEWWHWSYGDRYWALSTGRDSAPYGPVLRDPDPSPPTGDGAVDEVAR encoded by the coding sequence GTGACCGATCACCCGCCCCACCCCGTGCCCCGACCCGCCCCCGCCGGGCCGCCGATCCTGATGGCGGACCCCCGCGTGACGGCCATCCCGGTCACCGGATCCGACGAGGTACTCGTCGACCTGCGCACCCGGCCGTACGTGCGCGTCGACCCGCGCAAGGCCGACCCGTACGGGCACTACGCGCACGTACGGGAGGACGTGGCCCGCCGCCTCGCGCACGCCGCCGCCATGCTCCCCGCCGGACTGGCCTTCCTCTTCGTCGAGGGCTACCGGCCGCCCGACCTCCAGCAGCACTACTTCACCGCCTACCGCGACCGACTGCGGGACCTGCGGCCCGACCTGGACGAGTCCGCGCTGCACCTCGCGGCCAGCCGGTACGTGTCACCCCCGGAGATCGCACCGCACTCGGCCGGCTCCGCCATCGACCTGACCCTGTGCACCGAAGACGGCCTCGAACTGCCCATGGGCACGACCGTCAACGCCTCGCCCGAGGACAGCGGCCTGCGCTGCTACACGGCGGCCCAGGACATCGACACGCAGAGCAGGGCCAACCGGGAGCTGCTCGGCAGCGTCCTCACCGCGGCCGGATTCGTCAACTACCCCACCGAGTGGTGGCACTGGTCGTACGGGGACCGTTACTGGGCCCTGAGCACGGGCCGCGACAGCGCCCCCTACGGGCCGGTCCTGCGCGACCCGGACCCCTCGCCCCCGACCGGTGACGGCGCCGTCGACGAGGTCGCCCGGTGA
- a CDS encoding C39 family peptidase, translating into MTSTTPPPTASPAPFRPVRHEVPYFAQWETPELVAEIVTDRLDAADDPNWRASGADSPEEYRFWSWRVCGMACLRMALTHWGIDAPPNVTLGKEYLEAGAYVPKDGGLHGLIYEPFARHTRARFGLHAESRPHLPLSEVAQQLRAGRLVMLSVHPGVRSADAEPPQRGGHLVLAVGADEESVTIHNPSGWHGTSQEFAAVPWPVMRRYYAERGVLLGPGDRSSPAST; encoded by the coding sequence GTGACCTCCACGACACCCCCTCCCACCGCGTCCCCCGCCCCGTTCCGCCCGGTCCGCCACGAGGTCCCGTACTTCGCGCAGTGGGAGACGCCCGAGCTGGTCGCCGAGATCGTAACGGACCGCCTCGACGCGGCAGACGACCCGAACTGGCGTGCCTCCGGAGCCGATTCGCCCGAGGAGTACCGGTTCTGGTCCTGGCGGGTGTGCGGCATGGCCTGCCTGCGGATGGCGCTGACCCACTGGGGCATCGACGCGCCCCCGAACGTCACCCTCGGCAAGGAGTACCTGGAAGCCGGCGCGTACGTCCCCAAGGACGGCGGCCTGCACGGGCTCATCTACGAGCCGTTCGCCCGCCACACCCGGGCCCGCTTCGGCCTCCATGCCGAATCCCGGCCCCACCTCCCGCTGAGCGAGGTGGCGCAGCAGTTGCGGGCCGGCCGCCTCGTCATGCTCTCCGTGCATCCCGGCGTCCGCAGCGCCGACGCCGAACCGCCGCAGCGCGGCGGGCACCTGGTGCTGGCGGTGGGCGCGGACGAGGAATCCGTCACGATCCACAACCCGTCCGGCTGGCACGGCACTTCGCAGGAGTTCGCCGCCGTCCCCTGGCCGGTGATGCGCCGGTACTACGCGGAACGCGGCGTACTGCTCGGGCCGGGCGACCGGTCGTCGCCCGCATCCACGTAG
- a CDS encoding endonuclease/exonuclease/phosphatase family protein has product MPTPRSRSGPIRPRARTVTQLVCLLMLATSLVVLRPDRAHAALPEPTLNAITFNMQGGTRWGTVRDSLIKNADLVALQEATTPPGDYTQSQSILSNNGDQTTTATGLPSLKYQLYKNGWGKPGREEGVQQGELYYLNILDKDKWGQPGGPGGGDVDPDAMVNAQKSMAIWVRTPLTNPEIKIITPQGDNKKWIRSRPAFGLKVDGVWYFNIHAASIRTDDALNAHSAALVAAIDHEMAGQPWRALGDFNNVATTTIPVFPPYYAKVDGNPFGAPSPTQYSKGASLDYMLSKQPMANLAVSTSSNNGGSDHYPVRFAHANSPTCGWGWSDTPTVYSPRAGTPVASRAAAAATGSDADACGMTPAVVSMGDSYISGEAGRWAGNANSRAEGSAWGTDRSAVECNADESTCKHDLARVYGDTSYEQKPGAACDRSDSAEIQGVELGGLTGAQRYNISCSGATTANVLSEPFKGQRPQIEELRDIAARHEVGLVVLSVGGNDLRFSEILADCAKAYLYPSFNNKGCIAAQEETFAGALGTVGANVVKSLEAIRATLRAAGQEDDSYHIVLQSYPNPLPKGAENRYPENSSNPFQKYGRYWQGGCPFLDKDSDWAHDSVIPRISTMLAGAAERAQVSFLDLQNAFTGHELCAKTAQQADTSHTTARPLDAARAEWVRWVPYLSEETKDIGWTAQGNQQEAVHPNHYGQQALAACLTKMVGALDAFPVTSRCTGRTGVPPDSLDDTSQLLARGNRRGPVEGLPDWSRAGYHGGERLPSSSARSQDPRCRITPGALASQYGVRPDDGQDDTAGIQRAIDHIRTDCTPQASRSRLSSIELPRGTVDVSKQLSVDASYLVIRGQGAGFGSGTRIVFRPDAATRYDTLYKGSNEPTPSRWDQDAMVHECPARLGGGIRGKGGWMWPGRGLFRVQTREVSAKHLRMCGPMSGVPENRRDIFEGSINQHWESGVEVAGTAADPLYAARQGDRTIQLKSTADMPQFRPGNDLWVGAANSLKFYELQQVDTAKSPLEDLHMRQQVFTISSVDAAQRTVTIDRPLEFDVPVNSVSDGSPPLTPGAPPYASKVTPLRMITDVGFEDFAFTQQLDQMPKLGGGTYQVSGDCATGAASCPTHNYGNLAPEYAMHGIVFKWAADSWVRGVHGEMTGSHPIVTEVAKNLQIEHNRFDGAWNKGKGGNGYLRGSRVWDSLYAFNTTRNLRHFTFQWSASNNVVIGNDFDSDLNLHGGWERRNLFENNAVRVPFEHRSGSCSANCGGEGGASDLGTWWPIYWAAGNKAVKWSGSSGPQNVFFHNTLAKQTKAGGAYEDYNPYSRSHKVFQFGSDAGDASRFTHLTQFGTAIFDWADMENHDYTGGLGVNDSLSNGTDSLFLKFLPESRQPR; this is encoded by the coding sequence ATGCCCACCCCGAGATCTCGATCCGGGCCGATCCGGCCCAGAGCACGCACCGTCACGCAACTCGTGTGCCTGCTGATGCTCGCCACGTCCCTCGTCGTCCTGAGGCCCGACCGGGCGCACGCCGCGCTCCCCGAGCCGACGCTGAACGCCATCACCTTCAACATGCAGGGCGGCACCCGGTGGGGCACGGTCAGGGACAGCCTGATCAAGAACGCCGACCTCGTGGCCCTGCAGGAGGCCACGACCCCGCCGGGCGACTACACCCAGAGCCAGTCGATCCTCAGCAACAACGGTGACCAGACGACCACGGCGACCGGTCTCCCCAGCCTCAAGTACCAGCTGTACAAGAACGGCTGGGGCAAGCCCGGCCGGGAGGAAGGCGTACAGCAGGGAGAGCTCTACTACCTCAACATCCTCGACAAGGACAAATGGGGCCAGCCCGGCGGCCCCGGCGGCGGCGACGTCGACCCCGACGCCATGGTGAACGCGCAGAAGTCCATGGCGATATGGGTGCGCACCCCCCTGACCAACCCCGAGATCAAGATCATCACGCCGCAGGGCGACAACAAGAAGTGGATCCGCTCGCGTCCCGCGTTCGGCCTGAAGGTCGACGGGGTGTGGTACTTCAACATCCACGCGGCCTCGATCCGCACGGACGACGCGCTGAACGCCCACAGCGCGGCCCTCGTGGCCGCCATCGACCACGAGATGGCGGGCCAGCCGTGGCGCGCCCTGGGTGACTTCAACAACGTGGCCACCACCACCATCCCGGTGTTCCCCCCGTACTACGCGAAGGTGGACGGCAACCCGTTCGGCGCCCCTTCCCCCACGCAGTACTCGAAGGGCGCATCGCTCGACTACATGCTCTCCAAGCAGCCGATGGCGAACCTCGCCGTGTCGACCAGCTCGAACAACGGCGGGTCCGACCACTATCCGGTGAGATTCGCCCACGCGAACAGTCCGACGTGCGGCTGGGGCTGGAGCGACACACCCACCGTGTACAGCCCGAGAGCCGGCACCCCGGTGGCCTCCCGCGCCGCCGCGGCCGCCACGGGCAGCGACGCCGACGCCTGCGGCATGACCCCGGCGGTGGTCTCCATGGGCGACAGCTACATCTCCGGTGAGGCCGGCCGGTGGGCGGGCAACGCCAACAGCCGTGCCGAGGGCTCGGCCTGGGGCACGGACCGTTCCGCCGTCGAGTGCAACGCGGACGAAAGCACCTGCAAGCACGACCTGGCCCGGGTCTACGGTGACACCTCGTACGAGCAGAAGCCGGGCGCGGCGTGCGACCGCTCCGACTCCGCCGAGATCCAGGGCGTCGAACTCGGCGGTCTCACCGGAGCCCAGCGGTACAACATCTCGTGCTCCGGAGCGACGACCGCGAACGTCCTGTCGGAGCCGTTCAAGGGCCAGCGGCCGCAGATCGAGGAACTGCGCGACATCGCGGCCCGGCACGAGGTCGGTCTGGTCGTGCTGTCCGTCGGCGGCAACGACCTGCGGTTCTCCGAGATCCTCGCCGACTGCGCGAAGGCCTACCTGTACCCCTCGTTCAACAACAAGGGGTGCATAGCCGCGCAGGAGGAGACCTTCGCGGGCGCGCTCGGAACGGTCGGGGCGAACGTCGTGAAGTCCCTTGAGGCGATCCGCGCGACCCTGCGGGCGGCCGGACAGGAGGACGACAGCTACCACATCGTGCTGCAGTCCTACCCGAACCCGCTGCCGAAGGGCGCCGAGAACCGCTACCCGGAGAACTCCTCCAACCCGTTCCAGAAGTACGGGCGTTACTGGCAGGGCGGCTGCCCGTTCCTGGACAAGGACAGCGACTGGGCGCACGACTCGGTCATCCCGAGGATCAGCACCATGCTCGCGGGTGCGGCCGAGCGGGCCCAGGTGTCCTTCCTCGACCTGCAGAACGCCTTCACCGGGCACGAACTGTGCGCGAAGACCGCGCAGCAGGCCGACACCTCCCACACCACGGCCCGCCCGCTCGACGCGGCGCGCGCCGAGTGGGTGCGGTGGGTCCCCTACCTGAGCGAGGAGACCAAGGACATCGGCTGGACGGCCCAGGGCAACCAGCAGGAGGCCGTCCATCCCAACCACTACGGACAGCAGGCGCTGGCCGCCTGCCTCACCAAGATGGTGGGAGCCCTCGACGCCTTCCCCGTCACCTCGCGGTGCACCGGCCGGACCGGTGTCCCCCCGGACAGCCTGGACGACACCAGCCAGTTGCTCGCCAGGGGCAACCGGCGCGGCCCCGTCGAGGGACTGCCCGACTGGAGCCGCGCGGGATACCACGGCGGCGAACGCCTGCCGAGCAGCTCGGCCCGCAGCCAGGACCCTCGCTGCCGCATCACCCCCGGGGCCCTCGCCAGTCAGTACGGGGTGAGGCCCGACGACGGGCAGGACGACACGGCGGGCATCCAGCGGGCCATCGACCACATCCGCACCGACTGCACTCCGCAGGCCTCCCGGAGCCGACTGTCCTCGATCGAACTGCCCCGCGGCACGGTCGACGTCAGCAAGCAGCTGAGCGTGGACGCCTCCTACCTCGTCATCCGCGGGCAGGGGGCCGGCTTCGGCAGCGGCACCCGCATCGTCTTCCGGCCGGACGCCGCGACCCGCTACGACACCCTGTACAAGGGGAGCAACGAGCCGACCCCCTCACGGTGGGACCAGGACGCCATGGTCCACGAGTGCCCGGCCAGACTCGGCGGCGGAATCCGCGGCAAGGGCGGCTGGATGTGGCCGGGCCGCGGCCTGTTCCGCGTGCAGACGCGTGAGGTGTCCGCCAAGCACCTGCGCATGTGCGGCCCGATGTCCGGTGTGCCGGAGAACCGGCGGGACATCTTCGAAGGCTCGATCAACCAGCACTGGGAATCGGGCGTGGAGGTCGCCGGGACCGCGGCGGACCCCCTCTACGCGGCGCGTCAGGGCGACCGGACGATCCAGCTCAAGTCCACTGCGGACATGCCCCAGTTCAGGCCGGGCAACGACCTGTGGGTCGGCGCCGCCAACAGCCTGAAGTTCTACGAGCTCCAGCAGGTCGACACCGCGAAGAGCCCCCTCGAAGACCTGCACATGCGGCAGCAGGTGTTCACGATCTCCTCGGTCGACGCCGCCCAGCGCACCGTCACCATCGACAGGCCCCTGGAGTTCGACGTACCCGTCAACTCGGTCTCCGACGGATCGCCGCCGCTGACCCCGGGCGCCCCGCCCTACGCCAGCAAGGTCACCCCCCTCAGGATGATCACGGACGTCGGGTTCGAGGACTTCGCCTTCACCCAGCAGCTCGACCAAATGCCCAAGCTGGGCGGGGGCACCTACCAGGTCAGCGGGGACTGCGCGACCGGGGCGGCGAGCTGCCCGACCCACAACTACGGCAACCTCGCCCCCGAGTACGCCATGCACGGGATCGTCTTCAAGTGGGCCGCGGACTCCTGGGTTCGCGGAGTCCACGGCGAGATGACGGGCTCCCATCCGATCGTCACCGAGGTCGCCAAGAACCTCCAGATCGAGCACAACCGGTTCGACGGCGCCTGGAACAAGGGCAAGGGCGGCAACGGCTACCTCCGCGGCTCGCGCGTGTGGGACTCCCTCTACGCCTTCAACACGACCCGGAACCTGCGCCACTTCACCTTCCAGTGGTCCGCCTCCAACAACGTCGTGATCGGCAACGACTTCGACTCGGACCTCAACCTCCACGGCGGCTGGGAGCGCCGCAACCTCTTCGAGAACAACGCCGTCCGGGTCCCCTTCGAGCACAGGTCGGGGAGTTGCAGCGCCAACTGCGGCGGCGAGGGCGGGGCGAGCGACCTGGGCACCTGGTGGCCGATCTACTGGGCCGCGGGCAACAAGGCGGTCAAGTGGTCCGGATCCAGCGGCCCGCAGAACGTCTTCTTCCACAACACCCTGGCCAAGCAGACGAAGGCGGGCGGAGCGTACGAGGACTACAACCCCTACTCGCGCTCGCACAAGGTCTTCCAGTTCGGATCGGATGCCGGTGACGCGAGCAGGTTCACGCACCTGACGCAGTTCGGCACCGCCATCTTCGACTGGGCCGACATGGAGAACCACGACTACACCGGTGGCCTGGGCGTGAACGACTCCCTGAGCAACGGCACCGATTCCCTCTTCCTGAAGTTCCTCCCCGAGTCCCGACAACCCCGTTAG
- a CDS encoding ArsR/SmtB family transcription factor: protein MPTDDLPETFHVTTDEQLRAVSNLTRHRIMAVLRFEPATITQIAERVGLAKGSSSYHVRLLERAGLVKVVRTRKVRGVTERYYAMAARSIALPDPGEGGPDVLMRHAVADLEASPADGERHVRMAHLRLTDEQFAELGARMHALADEYRELSDPSLPDASLVFALFHPASRQQTEGDAK, encoded by the coding sequence ATGCCTACCGATGATCTTCCCGAGACGTTCCACGTCACCACGGACGAGCAACTGCGCGCCGTCTCCAACCTCACGCGCCACCGGATCATGGCCGTGCTCCGCTTCGAGCCGGCGACGATCACGCAGATCGCCGAGCGAGTGGGCCTCGCGAAGGGGAGTTCCAGCTATCACGTGCGGCTGCTCGAGCGGGCCGGCCTGGTGAAGGTGGTACGGACGCGGAAGGTCCGGGGGGTCACCGAGCGGTACTACGCGATGGCCGCGCGGTCCATCGCGCTGCCGGATCCGGGCGAGGGAGGGCCGGACGTGCTGATGCGCCATGCCGTGGCGGACCTGGAGGCGTCGCCGGCGGATGGCGAGCGGCACGTACGGATGGCGCATCTGCGGCTCACCGACGAGCAGTTCGCGGAGCTGGGGGCACGGATGCACGCACTGGCGGACGAGTACCGGGAGCTCTCGGACCCGTCGCTGCCGGACGCGTCACTCGTCTTCGCGCTCTTCCACCCGGCATCGCGCCAGCAGACCGAAGGGGACGCCAAGTGA
- a CDS encoding MFS transporter, with amino-acid sequence MTSDIQKLPTGFGRLWTAQTVSSLGDGVLHAALPLLALTLTRDPMALAVVTAAGTLPWLLFGVLGGALVDRWDRRRTMWIADAARAALLVIPVAAAALDVLSIPLLAAVAFLLGLGGLFFDTAATAYLPDLLGRDPALLERANSRLRGTQTAASGFAGPPAGSALLALGRAVPLLADAVSFALSALLVRSLPAMPRPVPEVRDSLLRQARAGASYVFRDRLLLGLALRPAVGNIAFVAVETVLALFAHDRLGIDTFGFGLLLTAEATGGLLGAGIASFLGRRLGTGTALTCTAAVEGLAILVLAAAPSPYVAGLALAVCGAGVGATMVLAPSLRQAVVPAHLMGRVASTSRMLSMCAAPFGAFLGGWLATAYDIRTPLYAAAGLLLTMTAVTASMTNNRRVEAALHAAAPADAPSPAPADDSVR; translated from the coding sequence GTGACCTCGGACATACAGAAGTTGCCTACCGGGTTCGGTCGGCTGTGGACCGCGCAGACGGTGTCCTCACTCGGTGACGGTGTGCTGCATGCCGCACTGCCGTTGCTCGCGCTGACGCTGACGCGGGATCCGATGGCGCTCGCCGTCGTCACCGCCGCCGGAACACTGCCGTGGCTGCTCTTCGGAGTGCTCGGCGGTGCGCTGGTGGACCGCTGGGACCGCCGGCGCACGATGTGGATCGCGGACGCGGCGCGTGCGGCACTGCTCGTCATACCGGTGGCAGCGGCCGCGCTCGACGTGCTGAGCATTCCCCTGCTCGCCGCCGTCGCCTTCCTGCTCGGCCTCGGCGGACTCTTCTTCGACACCGCCGCCACGGCCTACCTGCCGGACCTGCTCGGCCGCGACCCCGCACTCCTGGAGCGCGCCAACTCCCGCCTGCGCGGAACCCAGACCGCCGCGTCAGGCTTCGCGGGGCCGCCCGCGGGCAGCGCCCTGCTCGCGCTCGGCCGGGCGGTTCCCCTGCTCGCCGACGCGGTGTCGTTCGCGCTCTCCGCACTGCTCGTACGGTCGCTGCCCGCCATGCCCCGGCCCGTACCGGAGGTCCGCGATTCGCTGCTGCGGCAGGCGCGGGCCGGTGCCTCGTACGTATTCCGGGACCGGCTGCTGCTCGGGCTCGCGCTGCGTCCGGCGGTGGGGAACATCGCCTTCGTCGCCGTGGAGACCGTACTCGCCCTCTTCGCGCACGACCGTCTCGGCATCGACACCTTCGGTTTCGGCCTGCTCCTCACGGCGGAGGCCACCGGCGGTCTGCTCGGCGCGGGCATCGCCTCCTTCCTCGGCCGACGACTCGGCACCGGCACCGCGCTGACCTGCACGGCCGCAGTCGAGGGGCTCGCCATCCTGGTCCTGGCCGCCGCCCCGAGCCCGTACGTCGCCGGCCTCGCGCTCGCCGTCTGCGGAGCGGGCGTGGGCGCCACGATGGTGCTCGCCCCCTCCCTCCGACAGGCGGTCGTCCCCGCCCACCTGATGGGCCGGGTCGCCTCCACCTCCCGCATGCTCTCCATGTGCGCCGCCCCGTTCGGCGCCTTCCTCGGCGGCTGGCTGGCCACCGCCTACGACATCCGCACCCCGCTCTACGCCGCCGCCGGCCTCCTCCTGACGATGACGGCCGTCACGGCATCCATGACCAACAACCGCCGCGTCGAAGCGGCGCTGCATGCCGCCGCCCCGGCCGACGCCCCCTCCCCGGCGCCGGCCGACGACAGCGTGCGCTGA
- a CDS encoding GNAT family N-acetyltransferase, whose amino-acid sequence MTDPVIHALSTSDAHLFDALPDPLGAREAHRRTAFRPDWKRVALRDGEVVARGAWWGGPDDSEPVNINWFDVAEGEEQAGAELLRSAPWQVELEINLPGGWREQPELRAGAEARFAAARAAGYELLVERFLYRWTPERGLPERPGRLRFSAEADDTVFLDALRRIHSVTLDAHALRAIEEGGLDQAAQEELDFFHWCPSPRQWWQIAYTPEGDLAGIHIPAHNPSGPTIGFIGVVPEQRGRGYAYDLLAECTHFLVEQGAESISGATDRSNFPMAANFAKAGFPVTSERINFHPTGHTA is encoded by the coding sequence ATGACCGATCCGGTCATCCACGCGCTCTCCACGAGCGACGCTCATCTCTTCGACGCACTCCCCGACCCCCTCGGTGCCCGTGAAGCCCATCGGCGCACCGCGTTCCGCCCCGACTGGAAGCGCGTCGCCCTGCGCGACGGTGAAGTCGTCGCACGCGGCGCGTGGTGGGGCGGCCCCGACGACTCGGAGCCCGTCAACATCAACTGGTTCGACGTGGCCGAGGGCGAGGAGCAGGCCGGGGCCGAACTCCTGCGCTCCGCTCCCTGGCAGGTCGAACTCGAAATCAACCTGCCCGGCGGCTGGCGGGAGCAGCCCGAACTGCGCGCCGGCGCCGAGGCACGCTTCGCCGCCGCACGAGCCGCGGGGTACGAACTTCTGGTCGAACGCTTCCTGTACCGCTGGACTCCGGAGCGGGGTCTGCCCGAGCGGCCCGGACGCCTGCGCTTCAGCGCCGAAGCGGACGACACCGTGTTCTTGGACGCGTTGCGCCGGATCCACTCCGTCACCCTGGACGCCCACGCGCTCAGGGCCATCGAGGAGGGCGGCCTCGACCAGGCCGCCCAGGAGGAACTCGACTTCTTCCACTGGTGCCCCTCCCCACGGCAGTGGTGGCAGATCGCGTACACACCGGAGGGCGACCTGGCCGGCATCCACATCCCGGCCCACAATCCCTCCGGCCCGACCATCGGCTTCATCGGAGTCGTCCCCGAACAGCGCGGTCGCGGCTACGCCTACGACCTCCTCGCGGAATGCACCCACTTCCTCGTCGAGCAGGGCGCGGAGTCCATCAGCGGAGCGACGGACCGGAGCAACTTCCCCATGGCCGCGAACTTCGCCAAGGCCGGCTTCCCCGTCACCAGTGAACGCATCAACTTCCACCCGACCGGCCACACTGCCTAG